The Stackebrandtia nassauensis DSM 44728 genome includes the window CGGTGGGGTAGTAGGACGCCAGCTCGCCCTCGAACTTCTTGCGCGCCTGCTCCTCGGCCTGCGCCTGCTCGGAGCTCTCCCCGGGCGTCACGGTGTAGAGGTTCTCCAGGACGTTGGTCCCCAGTGGCGGCCGGGGCCGGAACTTGGCGTTCCACACGATCTCGGAGGCGATGTGCCGCGCCTGCTGCGGGGTCAGGTCGCTCAGCGCGACCGAACCGTCCTTGGGGTCGTTGCCCAGCACCTTCTCCACCGCCGACTTCAGCTCGGCGAAGCCCGGCGGCTGTCCGTTGGCGGGAAGGTCCACATAGGCGTCGTCGGGGTTCTTCTCCAGGCCCGGCGACACGATGGGCAGGTACAGGCTCGTCGGTTCCAGGTTCGGGAAGGCCAGGCTGGCGGGCAGCGGCCCGGCGTTGACCGGCACGTTGAAGTACAGCTGCTTGTGGATGATGGTCCCGGTGCCCCGGGTGATCTCCAGTCGCAGGTCGCTGGTGGAGTGCTCGGGATGCGAGGCCAGCGACGGAACCTCGATGACGGCGGTGGCCACCGCCAGCGGCTGCGGCGGCTTCGGCGGCGGTCCGACGTCCGGCGGCGAGTAGTGCTGCACGATCCGCGAGGTCGGCGCCGGGAGCCACGGCTTGCTGTTGTCCGGCGGCGCCACGTACTCGGCGGTGCCGATCTCGGTGCCGCCCGGCAGCACCTTGGTGCGCAGGTCGAAGACCTTGATCTTCAGTCCGGTCAATGAGGACGTGAAGGCCGATCCACTGGTTGGTGCTACCGGGTGTATCCGGATGACGATCAACGCGGCCATGGTTTCTCTCCTTAGTAGACCAATCGTTGTGATGCGGTGGTGGCCAGGAGGGTCACCAGTACTTGCTGATCAGGTAGCCGGCGTATCCGGCCGCGGCGCCCACCGCGGCTCCGGCGGCGGTCCCCACTCCGGGGACCACCGAGCCGACCAGTGCCCCCACCCCGGCTCCGGCCAGGGTGGCGCTGCCCGCGCCGACCGCCTCGGCGACGGGTTGCGAGGCGCCCAGGGAGGTGGCCCCGGACTCGGCGAGGTTGCCCACCACCGCGCCGGTGGCCAGGCTGGCGCCCACGACGGGGGTGTAGGCGGCGGCGGTGGTCAGTCCGGCACTGGTGGCGGCCAGCGCCGTGGACGTGGTGCCGGTGGTCGCGGCGGCGGCCGACGCGGTGTAGTAGGCCCCGGCGGAGAAGGCCAGCTCGGCTTCGACGACACCCGGGACCACGCCGCGGGTGATCGCCAGCGCGCCGTTGCCGGCGGCGGCGCCGAAACCACCCGGCGCGGGCAGCGAGGCACCCGAGGACCGGGGCGAGGGCGTCGGCGGTCGGGGCGTGTAGTCCATCTCCACCTGTGCCGAGGGCGTGCTCGGCGGCGAGGGCGGCCTGGGGGTGCTCTGCGGCGCGGCGGTGCTGACGGGCAACTGCGGCCGGGTGGGCTGTCCCTTGGAGTCGAACAGCTCGAACTGCGCCGGCGGTTCGGGGAAGGCGAAGGACTGCTGGGCGGGACCCAGCGGCGTCGACACCGGGGCGGACGTGGTGGCGGGCAACGTGACCAGCGGCGTCTGCGGGCCCGGCGGCGTCCAGGACTGGAATCCCGGCGTCAGGAAGTTCGGGTTGGTGGGCGGCTGACCGTACTTGGTGCCGGGCACCGCGCCGGGGTCGGCACCGCCGACCCGGGCGAACAGTCCGGCGGCCTTGGCGGCCTGCGAATCGGCGCGTTCCTGGACCGACTGCAGGGCGTTGGACAGCGCGTTCTGCGCGTACACGGGCGACACCGTCCCCGCCGGCTGTGACCAGAATGGATGGTCTTCGAGGTGGCCGGCGGCGATCGGCCCGTCCAGGCCCCACATCTGGGCCACCTTTTGCAGGTTGGCGCGGGTGGCGTCGGAGATGCCCCGGCCCTTGGCGGTGGCGGTCACCTGTTGCCAGAACGCCGGTGACTGCGCGAAGTTCAGTTGCTCGGGTTCGTCGCCCTCCAAACCGCTCGGGTCGGTGCGCCGCAGCGGATTGTTGCCCACATAGGCGTACGGGCAAGCGCCGTCGCGGGGGCCGGCCGGGTCGGCCGAGGTCCAGCGCCCCAACCAGGGCGCGTAGTACCGGGCGCCCTGGTAGTACAGGCCGGACTCGGTGTCGCGTTCCTTGCCGGTGAAGCGGTAGCGCTTGGGGGTCTCGGTATGTTCGCGGGTCGACTGGAACGAGGTGCCGCCGAACGGGTAGTACTCCTCGAAACTGATCACCTGCGCCTGGTCGTCGAGCTCCAATCCGGACGAACCCAGGTGGTCGGCGAGCTGGTACCTGGTCAGGGACTCCGCGCCGGGGTCCTCGCCGGCGACGCGGCGGTCCACGATGGCCACCCGCTTCTTGTCGTCCATGACGTGGAAGCTCTGCCGCTCCACGTCCAGGTCGCCGCCGGTGTAGGTCCGCGTGATCTCGAAGCCGCCCAGATAGACGCGTTCGGAGCGCAGCTGTCCACCGTGCTCGGTGACCTTGCGCATCCGCTCGCCGGTGTTGTCGTACACGTAGTAGGTGGTCTCGGCGTCGCCGTCGTCGACGGACTGTCGTGAGCTGTGGCTGAGCTGGTCCTTGAAGTTCCAGGCCATCACCGGCAGTTCCGGCATCGCGGTGACGTTGCCGTGCGCGTCGTAGGCGAAGGACGCGTCACCCACGTCGGTGAGCCGGTTGCCGATGTCGGCCGGATCGATGAGGCTGGCCTCGGCGTAGTGGTACCGGCGCGTCCAGCCACCGTGCCGCGGATCCGAGCCGCGGTGCCTGACCGACAGCAGGTTCCCGACGGCGTCGTAGTCGTAGCGCTCCACGTATCGCGCCATCGCCTTGCCGTCGTTGGGATGCGGCAGGCCGAGCCGCCGCTCGTCGTCCTGGCCGGTCGGCAGCTGCCCCAGGTGTTCACGGCCGTGGGCTTCGATGAGCCTGCCGGTGGAGTCGTAGGTGTAGGAGTTACCGGCCTCGACGCGCTGGTTGCGGAAGAACACCGCCTGTTTGGTGCGGTCGGTGATCCTGGTCAGGTTCCCCGACGGATCATAGACATAGGACAGATCCTGCACGGACTCCTTGCCGCGCACGGTGTGCAGCCGGGTCAGCCGGAACGTCAGCGGATGGTACTCGTAGGTCGTGACGGTGCCGTTGCCGTAGTCGACGCGGGTCCGCCTGCCCTGCGCGTCGTAGCCGACGTCGGAGACGAACTCGGTGGCGTCCTCGACGCCGCCCACTCTGACCTCCAGGTGGTCCAGCAGCCCGGACTCGTTGAAGCGCGGATGACTGACGGTGCCGTCCGGAGCGACCGTCCGCACCGGACGGTTGAGCGCGTCGTAGCCGGTGCGGGAGTCGTGGACCGCCGCCTCCAACGGCACGTCGGTCGACCAGTCCGGGGAACGCCGGTACTCGGTGGCCAGCTGCCGGGTGGCCCGCACCGGATTGCCCTTGAAGTCGAAGTCCCGGTTGACCGCGACCCCGGCCGCGTCGAAGCGACGGTGGACTTTCAACCGCAGGTTGCGTTTCGACGCGTCCGTGACGGTCTCGCCGTACTCGATGCGTTCGTGCTGGATCTCGCCGTCCAGGTCACCGCCGGACACGAAGTATCCGGTGGCGCGGCGCAGGACGTCGTACTCGTTGCGGTAGTCGAAACCGTTGTCGTGCCAAGCGCGCACCGGCAGCGCGTCGATGCTGTCCAGCAGCAGTCGGCGCCCGGAGTCCATACCGGACTGGGAAACCCGCTGACCGAGCATGTCGTACTCGCAGGCCGTCATCACCCGGCCCAGGGCGTCGGTCACCCGCAGCTCGTTGCCCTCGATGTCCAGTTCGGTCAGTATCCGTTGCCGCTCGTCGACGGTGGCCCCGTCGCGGACGAACCGGTTGCGGGCCAGGCTCAGGAAGGTACGCCCCTGCGAGTCGAACCAGCTGGTGGCGAAGGTCCCCGCGTGCGGTTCGGTCGCGCGGGCCGCCTCCCGTTCGGCCTGACCCAGCTCACCGCCGACCCGCTGTTCGTACCAGCTGGTCCAGTCCGGAACCGAGTCGAAATAGGACTGCACGAAGCCGCCGATGTCGCCGTCCTTGCGGGGATCGGTCAGCAGCGTGTCGCTGGCGTCCCAGAAGTCCTGCCGCCACGGGTCGAAGACGGTCTTCTCCCAGGTGTCGTCGGGGTTGAGCACCGCCACCACCCGGGTGAGCGGGTCGTAGAACATCACCGGACTGACGCCGAAGGGACTGTCGGGCTGGTAGCGGTGCGTGTCCGAATAGAACGGTTCGTATTGGCGGACCGGCTTTCCCTTGTTGTTGAACACGGTCCAGCCGCTGACGATCCAGCGGGGATCGGCGGTCCCGCCGCCGGGAACCGGCCCCGGCTCGGCTATCGCCTTGCGCTGGATCTCGCGGCCGAAACCGTCCGAATACGACAGTCGGTGCTGGAGCCGCGCCTCGGCGCCGACATCGAGGTCCGACACGTGGGTCTCACGCGCGATGGTGGCACTGGCGACCGGCGACGGACGCTCCTCGTCGCGGGTCCGCAGATAGGCCAGCCGGTCGTGGAGGACCCGGTTGGACGCGGTGCCCAACAGCCGGGCCGCCGACTCCCGGGGATCGTCGACATAGGCCGCGATGTCGGCCTCGGACAGGTCGATCGTGAAGTCGTCGAGGCTGTCGCCGAGGTCCTGGCCGTCCTTGGCCATGACCGCGGTGCCCGCCACCTCGCCCAGCGCGTCGTAGGCGATCCGGTTGCGGTTGCCGTTGGGATCGGTGATCTGCCACGGCAACAGCACCCGGTAGTCGTTGTCGGCGCGCACCTCGTTGCCGAGCGGGTCGCGGGTGACGACGACGGCGAGATCGTGCTCGTCGTACTCGGCCACCGACGTGGCGCCGAAGGCGTCGCGGACGCGGCGGACACCGAAGAAGTGCGACCGGGCGTGCGCCAGTTCCTCGGCCGCCGAGTCCTCCGGGGCCGGGGACAGGAAACCCCGCCCCGACGGCGCCCACAGCGCGCCGTCGAAGCCGACGTAACCGGCTTCGGCGAGCACGGCCTCGTCCACCCGGTCCCCGTACAGTTCGTCGAGCATGTCGGGGGTGAACGCCTGCCGGTAGCTTTCGAACGGGAGCCCCTGCGCCTCGAGGACACCGAACGGCAGCGGCCCGTCCAGATCGTCACGGCGGTACCGGACCCGCACCTGTTCCACCAGTCGCCGCCCGACACCGGTCTGTGTGTCGCGGTACGGGATATCGGCGGTCGTGTCCGCCAGCCCGGCTTCCAGTTCGGTGAAGTCGAAGACGTTGAACCCCTTGCCGTCACCCGACACGGGCGCCAGCCCCCGGATCTCGAAGGCCCGGTTGCCACTGGGCTGCGGCAGCCGGTAGTCGTCGGCGTCGTCCACGGTGTTGGTGTAGTCGAACTCGGTGTACAAGACCTGCGTCAGGCGTTGCAGCGCGTCCTCACCGGACAGTTCCGGATCGCCGAAGCGACGGGGATAGTTGACGGCGGCGCTGGCCAGCGTGTTGCCGAACTCGTCGACGCGCAGCACCACCTCGTGGGCCAGCCGGGGATCGGCGAACGGCTGTCCGGCCAGTGTGTACAGTGTGCGTTCGTAGTCGGCGGTGATGGTCTCGCGGCCGTGGACCTGGAACACCGCGAAGCCGTCGGGACCCGCTTCCCGCAGCCGCCGCACCCCGTAGTTCTGTTCCACCACCGTGTAGGGGATCTCGGAGGTCACGCCCCCGTCGAGCGCGAACACCTCCTTGCGCAACAGCTTGCCCCGCAGGGCCCGCAGCGCCTGTCGCTCCTCCTCGGGGCTGAGTCCGTCCGGCAGCACCGTGTCGGGCAGCAGCAGTTCGGCGTCGCCCTCGGGCCGGTAGTACTCGCCCGCCAGCTGCCGCGAGATCCGCTCGGTGCCCAGGTGCGCCCCGGTGTGGAACCAGGTCTTCATCAGCACCGGCGGCAGCTGCGTCACGGCGTCCACGTTCGACGCGGCGAGCGCGGGGAAGGTCTCGGTGTCGAGCTGTTCGACCATCGCGAAGCCCCGGAACTCGCGCTCGACGCCGTCGAAGTAGCCGTGGTGGTACGTGTAGGTGGTGGCGAAGCGGTGCCCGGAGATCCGGTCGACGATCTCCACACGGGACACCACGTGCACCGGGAACGGCAACCTGGTGATCCAGTCCCGGCCGTCGCGCTGGTCGTCCAGGTAGAAGCGGGTCGAGGGCGTGTACTCGATGCGCGTCTCGGCACCCATGTTGTTGACAATGGACGTCAGCAGGTGCGGTTTGGTGCTGCCCATGAGGTCCAGGTACCGCACCCGGGTCCCGGTCTCGGCCAGCAGCGGCGACGACCACACCAGGCAGGCGGTGCCGTTGCCCAGCAGGTCCACGGTCGACACCCGCGCGAGCCAGTCAGCGCGCGGAAACGCCACCCCCAGACCCTGGGGTGCCTCCCAGGCGTTGCCGCAACGGTTGCGGTACACCCGCGCCTCAGTGCGGTGCAGGTAGATCAGGTCGACGGTCCCAGAACCGTCGATGTCGGCCAGCCGAATCCGTCGCGGATCGAACTGGTCGGGCTCGTCCAGCCACGGCGAGTCGTCCATGGTGACGCGGGCACCGAAGACCCCGTAGCCGAGGTTCGGCCAGTAGCAGACCTCCCCGTTACGGACACGCACCATATCGGACAGTCCGTCACCGGACATGTCGGCCAGGTACACCGCGTCCTCGCCGTGGGCGAACACCAACCGGGGCCCGTCGGCCTCGTCCAGCGGCGGGTAGGTGCGCATCGCCGCGCCGTAGCCGTCCTCGCTGAGCGACGGGTGCCAGGTGAACACGTCGTCCTCGGTGATGAGGATGTCGGCCAAGCCGTCCCCGGTCAGGTCGACCATCCGCAGGTTCGGGTTGGCGGCGTCCAGGTTGGGCGGCGAGGCGAACGTACGGAAGCTCCGCCATTCGCCGTCGTCGCCCCGCTCGAAGAAACCCGACGCCGCGAAGTTGAGGTCCACCAGGTCCAGTGAGCCGTCCCCGGCCAGATCGACCAGCCGCTGTCCGGGGCCGTCGATGTCGGCCAGCGACGGTTGCGAGGACACCTGGCGGATCGGTCCGAAGTGGCCGTCGCCGAGATTGGGTTTGTAGAAAAGGCCGGTAGCCTGCTGGCTCAACACACCCGACAGGCCCTCGCCGTCCAGGTCCACCCACTGGTAACCCGGCCCCTCCACCCCGACCGGAAGGTTCTCCATCGCGGATTCGTCCAGCTGCCGGGGCCGGGTGTCGATCTCCACCCGGGTGTAGTCGTATTCGAGCGGCGGCAGCGCGGCGGTGACGTATCCGGCGCCGTCGCGCCGGTAGCCGGTACGGCGCACTGTGGACATGAAGCTGCCCACCGGGTCGTCACGGTACTCGAAGCCGGTGGCGTTGACGAGCGTGTCGGGCGGCAGTTCCGGGAAGTGGTGGAACATCAGCACACGCTGGCAGCGGCGGTAGCTTCGCACCTCGAAGCCGGAACGGTAGCTGGAGAACGGATCGACGCGCACGTCCCAGTCGCGGTTCTCGGCGGGGGAGTCGGTGTCGTGTTCGCCGTAGTCGAAGACCACCTCGAACAGCCAGCCGGTGCCGGACAGGTCGGGCTCCAGCAGCCGCGAGACGGTGTTGCCGTACCTGATCCGTTTGAGATACCGCTGGGCGGTGCGGTCGGCGTCGGTGCGGGTGGCCTCGTGTGGCGCCGCGACGTCGACCCCGGCGGCGTCCTCGGTCTTGTACTCGTAGAGCATCGCGTTGCCGCGGCTGTCGACGGATTCGCACAGCAGCCAGGTGAAGATCCGCCGGGGATCGCGCGGGTCGGCGATACGGCTTTCGGCGGTGGTCCCGTAGCGGTTGGTCAGGTTGTCGCCGGTGATGACCCGCCAGTGCGACTCGCCGCTGGCGTCGTGCGTCCACTGCTCGATCCGGGAGTGTCCCGACTCGACACGTGGCTGGTACCGCCGGACCGTGAAACCTTTGCCCTCGTGCAATCGGTGCTGGATACCGGGTATGGGCACAAGGTCCTCGGTGTCGGACAGGATGTACGTGTCGGGCGAGCTGTCGTCGTAACGCGGAAGTCCTTTGTCAGTCTTCCGGGTGACGTTCGCGAGCGAGAGCCGCCAACCGATCCCAAAAGGACCATTCCCGTTTCCCGAGTCGTAACCAAGACTCAACGAAGGACCGAACCCCGCGCGGCCGGGACTGGTTGCTATGGGGACAGAGGTGGACCCAGTCCCGGTCGCGGGGTTGGCGGCGAATTTCTCGCCGATGCCGCGGACCGCGCCACCCCCTGTGGGCAGCGAAATCTCCGGCAAGCTGGGCCCGGTGGGGGTTGTCGACGCCTCACTGTCGTCTGGCCGTGGCTGTGCGGTTTCCATGTGATGTGGCACCTCCGTAGACCCGGCACGAGCGTGTGAGTGTCCGTAGTGGAGGCCGTTGTTTCCGTTGTGGCCACTGCCCTCCCCGGATATCCCAAACCGAACCTATTTCACGACCTCACGGGGTGTCCATGACCGATCACGCATTTCCGGGGGGCATTTGGTCCCGGTTCGTCCGCCGATGGACCCTGTGGGGCCAATCAGGGTCAAAGGGCCCGCGGCGCCGGGCAATCGGGCACTGAACACCCGGCATTTGCTGAAATAGCTTCGCCTGAGGAGGTTTCCGAACATGGTGGAAAGCGGACCCCCCAACACTTCTCGGGGAACAGAAGCACGGGACGACGAAAATCCACAACAGACTATGGTGCCGAGGGCACCCGCGATCTCACTGCCGACCGGGGGCGGCGCCATCCGGGGAATCGGCGAGAAGTTCGCGGCCAACCCGGTCACCGGCACCGGAACCGGCAGCGTGCCGATACCGACCAGCCCCGGACGATCCGGCTTCGGCCCCGAACTGGTCCTGGCCTACGACTCCGGCAACGGCAACGGTCCATTCGGGATCGGATGGAAACTGTCGGTACCAGCCATAACCCGCAGGACCGACAAGGGTCTGCCGCGCTATCAGGACACGATGGACGACGGCGACGTCTTCGTGCTGTCGGGCTCGGAGGACCTTGTCCCCGAACCCGGTCACGACCGCACCCGCCAGCTGGGGGAGCGGCGGTTCGCCGTCCGGCGCTACCGTCCCCGGATCGAGGGACCGTTCGCGCGCGTCGAACACTGGCGGGACCTCGCGGACGGCCAGACACACTGGCGAGCCATCTCCCGCGAGAACATCACCACTGTGTACGGTTCCACCGCGCAAAGCCGCATCGCCGACCCGGCCGCCCCGAACCGGGTCTTCAGCTGGCTGGTGTGCGAGTCCTTCGACGCGCTGGGCAACGCGATGCAATACGAGTACAAGCCGGAGGACTCGCGCGGCGTCGACACGTCGGTTGTCCACGAGGCCACTCGCACCGACGCGGACCGCACCGCCCAGCGATACCTGAAACGGATCAAGTACGGCAACCGGCGATCCCGCCTGACCGCGCCGAATCTATCCACAGCGGACTACATGTTCGAGGTGGTCTTCGACTACGGGGAGCACGACACCGGCACTCCCGCCGAGGAGCGCGACTGGGACGTGCGCGTCGATCCGTTCTCCAGCTACCGTTCCGGCTTCGAGGTGCGCAGCTACCGGCTGTGCCGCCGGGTCCTGATGTTCCACCACTTCCCCGACGAGACCGACGTCGGCGCCGACTGCCTGGTACGCGCCACCGAGTTCGACTACCGCACCGAGACCATCGGCGCCTTCATCGCGTCGGTGACGCAGCGCGGATACCGCCGCCAGGGCGACGAACAGATCAGCCGGGCACTGCCGCGAGTGGACTTCGACTACAGCCGCGCGGTCATCGACGAGACACCGCGAACCCTTCCGGCTGACAGTCTGGCGAACCTGCCGCAAGGCGTGGAGGGTCCGGGCTACCAGTGGGTGGACCTGGACGGCGAAGGCTTGTCCGGTGTACTGAGCCAGCAGGGCACCGGCCTGTTCTACAAACCCAACCTCGGCGACGGCCACTTCGGACCCGTCCGGCAGCTGCCGTCGCAGCCGTCCACCGGTGTCTACGATTCCCCGCGACTGCTCGACCTCGCCGGTGACGGCTCACTCGACGTGGTCGATCTCGCCTCCTCGACACCGGGCTTCTACGAACGCACCGAGGACGGCGGCTGGCGAACGTTTCGGCCGTTCGCGTCGATGCCGAACCTCGACCCGAACGATCCGAACCTGCGCTTCGTGGACCTGACCGGCGACGGTTTCGCCGACGTCCTGATCACCGAGGACGACGTGTTCACGTGGCATCCGTCCCTGGGTGAGGACGGCTACGGCACCGCGGAACGCACCTATCCGCCGCTGGACGAGTCGGCCGGGCCTCGACTGGTGTTCGCCCACGGCGAGGACGGAATCCATCTGGCCGACATGTCCGGTGACGGACTGTCCGATATGGTGCGCGTGCGCAACGGGGAGGTCTGCTACTGGCCGAACCTCGGCTACGGACGTTTCGGTGCCCGGGTCACCATGGACGACTCACCCTGGCTGGACGAACCCGAGTCCTTCGACCAGCAACGTGTGCGCCTCGCCGACATCGACGGCTCCGGATGCGTCGACCTGATCTACCTGCACCGCACCGAGACCCGCGTCTACCGCAACCGTTGCGGCAACACCTGGGAGCCACCGCAGGGCCTCGGCGTCGCGTTCCCGCGCACCGACCAGGTCGCGCAGGTCTCGGCGACCGATCTGCTGGGCAACGGCACCGCCTGTCTAGTGTGGTCGTCCCCGCTGCCCACGGAACTGGGATTCCACGTCCGGTACCTCGACCTGATGGGCAGCGTAAAACCGCACCTGCTGACGTCCGTCGTCAACAACATGGGCGCCGAAACCCGCGTCGCCTACGCGCCGTCGACCCGCTTCTACCTGGACGACCAACGCGACGGCCACCCCTGGATCACCAGGCTGCCGTTCCCGGTGCACGTGGTCGAACGGGTGGAGACCATCGACCACATCAGCCACAACAGGTTCGTGTCCCGCTTCGCGTACCACCACGGCTTCTTCGACGGCGTCGAACGCGAGTTCCACGGCTTCGCGATGGTCGAACAGTGGGACACCGAAAGTCTCGCCGCGCTCGGCCAAGCCCCCAATGTGGACGAGGTCACGTACCTGCCGCCGGTTCACACCAAGACCTGGTTCCACACCGGAGCCGATCTGCCCGACGGTGACGTCTCCGCGAAGCTGGCCACCGAGTACTTCCCGGACGAGACCATCCGGCTACCGGAATCCACACTGCCCACCGAGTCCCTGACACCCGACGAACGGCGGCAAGCCCTCCGGGCCCTGAAAGGCACCACGCTGCGGCGCGAAACCTACGCCGACGACGCATCCCCTGCGGCATCCCGCCCGTACCTGACAGCCAGCCAGAACTACACGGTCAAGCTGCACCAGGCCGTCACCGGGCCGCTCGGCTACGCGGTGTTCTCCATCCACGATCGGGAACAACTGACCGCCCAGTACGAGCGTTCGCTCGCCGATCCGCGCGTGTCACACGAGGTGGTGCTCGCGGTCGACGACTTCGGCAACGTGCTGCGCTCGGTCGCCATCGGATACGGCCGCCTCACCCGCGATCCGTCGCTGTCCACGGCGGACCAGGATCGGCAGTCCCGCTCCCACGTGGTCTACACCGAGACTGGCTACACCAACCTGGTCGACACCGACAACGACTACCGCGTCCCACTTAGCTTTGAGTCGAGTAGCTTCGAGCTAAACGAAATAGACCCAACCCAAGCGTTCGATGTCGACTCGCTGAAAACGGCGGTGAGCACGGCCGACAGGAAGCTGCTGCGGCACTCCCGCAACCGGTACCGACGCGACGACCTCAGCGGGCCGCTTCCGCTGGGGGTACTGGAATCGCGAGCCTTGCCCCAGGTCGGCCACCAGAAGATCTTCACCGAGCGGCAGCTGACCGAAACCTACGGCGATCGCGTGGACGAGGCGGCAATGACGCGGGCTGGATACGAGCGCCTCGACGGCGACGACGGCTGGTGGAGTCCGTCGTCGACGGTCTTCTATTCGGTGTCGGATGATCCGGTCGTCGAACGCTACGACGCCATCGCGCACTTCTTCCAGCCCCGCCGGTTCCGTGACCCCTTCGGTGGCGAGTCCACCGTCGACTACGACGCCTACGATCTGCTGGTCACCGGCACCCGGGACCAGCTCGCCAACGAGACCAGCGCCGTCAACGACTATCGCGTGCTTTCCGCGCGGCTGTCCACTGACGCCAACGGCAACCGCTCCGCCGTCGCGTTCGACGCCCTGGGCATGGTCGTGGGAACCGCCGTGATGGGCAAGGACGGTGAGGGCGTTGGCGACAGTCTCGCCGGTTTCACGCCGGACCTGACCGACGCGGAGATCGACGGCTACTTCCGCGACCCGCTCGCCGATCCGCATGCGCTGCTCGGCGATGCCACCACCCGCATGGTCTACGACCAGTTCGCGTACTTCCGCACTCGCCACGACTCCCAACCCCGGCCGCCGGTCGTGGCCACCCTGTCGCGCGAAACCCACGCCGCCGACCTCGCCGACGGCGAATCCTCACGACTCCAACACTCGTTGTCCTATTCGGATGGATTCACCCGTGAAATTCAACAGAAGGCCCAAGCTGAACCCGGACCCGACGGCCGACCACGGTGGACCGGAACCGGTTGGACCGTCTTCAACAACAAGGGCAAACCGGTCCGCAAGTACGAGCCGTTCTTCTCCGCCACCCACGACTTCGAGTTCGCGGTGCTCAGTGGCGTTAGTTCGGTGCAGTTCTACGACCCACTGGGCCGGACCGTGGCGACCATCCATCCCAACGACACCTGGGAGAAGCTGACCTTCGACGCCTGGTACCAGGCGACCTGGGACGTCAACGACACCGTTCTGATCGATCCCTGCACCGATGCCGACATCGGCGGCTATGTGCGTGGATTCCTCGCCGCCCAACCCGACTGGCGAACCTGGTACGAGCAACGTGTCAACGGCGAGCTGGGGGAGTACGAGCAAGCCGCCGCCCGCAAGACCGAGACGCACGCCGCGACTCCCGGCCGCGCCTGGCTCGATGGCTTGGGGCGCGCCATTTTCAGCCTGTCCGATAATCGGGACGAGATCTTCGCGACTCGCACGACCCTCGACATCGAGGGCAGCATCCTTGAGGTGGGCGACGCGTTGGATCGGGTCGTGGTGCGCTACGACTATGACCTGGTGGGTGTCCAGATCGGACAGGACAGCATGGACACTGGGCGGCGGTTGCTGCTCAACGACGTCGTTGGGCAGCCGGTGTTGGCGTGGAACAGCCGGGGGTTGCGCTTCCGGACTGAGTACGACGCGTTGCGGCGGCCGTTGCGGATGTTTGTGGCGGAGGGTGAGGACGCCGAGGTCCTGTTCGAGCGGTACGAGTACGGGGAGGCGCATCCGGAAGCGGCGCAGCGGAACTTGCGCACCCGGTTGTATCGGCACTACGACACGGCGGGTGTCGCCGGGACGCCGAGGTTCGACTTCAAGGGGAATGCGCTGACGACGTCGCGGCAGCTGGCGGTGGGCTATCGCGAGGACCCGGACTGGGCGGGGGATGTGCCGCTTCAGGAGGCCGTCTACGCCAGCCACACCGCGTTTGACGCGCTCAACCGAGCGACCCG containing:
- a CDS encoding SpvB/TcaC N-terminal domain-containing protein, translated to METAQPRPDDSEASTTPTGPSLPEISLPTGGGAVRGIGEKFAANPATGTGSTSVPIATSPGRAGFGPSLSLGYDSGNGNGPFGIGWRLSLANVTRKTDKGLPRYDDSSPDTYILSDTEDLVPIPGIQHRLHEGKGFTVRRYQPRVESGHSRIEQWTHDASGESHWRVITGDNLTNRYGTTAESRIADPRDPRRIFTWLLCESVDSRGNAMLYEYKTEDAAGVDVAAPHEATRTDADRTAQRYLKRIRYGNTVSRLLEPDLSGTGWLFEVVFDYGEHDTDSPAENRDWDVRVDPFSSYRSGFEVRSYRRCQRVLMFHHFPELPPDTLVNATGFEYRDDPVGSFMSTVRRTGYRRDGAGYVTAALPPLEYDYTRVEIDTRPRQLDESAMENLPVGVEGPGYQWVDLDGEGLSGVLSQQATGLFYKPNLGDGHFGPIRQVSSQPSLADIDGPGQRLVDLAGDGSLDLVDLNFAASGFFERGDDGEWRSFRTFASPPNLDAANPNLRMVDLTGDGLADILITEDDVFTWHPSLSEDGYGAAMRTYPPLDEADGPRLVFAHGEDAVYLADMSGDGLSDMVRVRNGEVCYWPNLGYGVFGARVTMDDSPWLDEPDQFDPRRIRLADIDGSGTVDLIYLHRTEARVYRNRCGNAWEAPQGLGVAFPRADWLARVSTVDLLGNGTACLVWSSPLLAETGTRVRYLDLMGSTKPHLLTSIVNNMGAETRIEYTPSTRFYLDDQRDGRDWITRLPFPVHVVSRVEIVDRISGHRFATTYTYHHGYFDGVEREFRGFAMVEQLDTETFPALAASNVDAVTQLPPVLMKTWFHTGAHLGTERISRQLAGEYYRPEGDAELLLPDTVLPDGLSPEEERQALRALRGKLLRKEVFALDGGVTSEIPYTVVEQNYGVRRLREAGPDGFAVFQVHGRETITADYERTLYTLAGQPFADPRLAHEVVLRVDEFGNTLASAAVNYPRRFGDPELSGEDALQRLTQVLYTEFDYTNTVDDADDYRLPQPSGNRAFEIRGLAPVSGDGKGFNVFDFTELEAGLADTTADIPYRDTQTGVGRRLVEQVRVRYRRDDLDGPLPFGVLEAQGLPFESYRQAFTPDMLDELYGDRVDEAVLAEAGYVGFDGALWAPSGRGFLSPAPEDSAAEELAHARSHFFGVRRVRDAFGATSVAEYDEHDLAVVVTRDPLGNEVRADNDYRVLLPWQITDPNGNRNRIAYDALGEVAGTAVMAKDGQDLGDSLDDFTIDLSEADIAAYVDDPRESAARLLGTASNRVLHDRLAYLRTRDEERPSPVASATIARETHVSDLDVGAEARLQHRLSYSDGFGREIQRKAIAEPGPVPGGGTADPRWIVSGWTVFNNKGKPVRQYEPFYSDTHRYQPDSPFGVSPVMFYDPLTRVVAVLNPDDTWEKTVFDPWRQDFWDASDTLLTDPRKDGDIGGFVQSYFDSVPDWTSWYEQRVGGELGQAEREAARATEPHAGTFATSWFDSQGRTFLSLARNRFVRDGATVDERQRILTELDIEGNELRVTDALGRVMTACEYDMLGQRVSQSGMDSGRRLLLDSIDALPVRAWHDNGFDYRNEYDVLRRATGYFVSGGDLDGEIQHERIEYGETVTDASKRNLRLKVHRRFDAAGVAVNRDFDFKGNPVRATRQLATEYRRSPDWSTDVPLEAAVHDSRTGYDALNRPVRTVAPDGTVSHPRFNESGLLDHLEVRVGGVEDATEFVSDVGYDAQGRRTRVDYGNGTVTTYEYHPLTFRLTRLHTVRGKESVQDLSYVYDPSGNLTRITDRTKQAVFFRNQRVEAGNSYTYDSTGRLIEAHGREHLGQLPTGQDDERRLGLPHPNDGKAMARYVERYDYDAVGNLLSVRHRGSDPRHGGWTRRYHYAEASLIDPADIGNRLTDVGDASFAYDAHGNVTAMPELPVMAWNFKDQLSHSSRQSVDDGDAETTYYVYDNTGERMRKVTEHGGQLRSERVYLGGFEITRTYTGGDLDVERQSFHVMDDKKRVAIVDRRVAGEDPGAESLTRYQLADHLGSSGLELDDQAQVISFEEYYPFGGTSFQSTREHTETPKRYRFTGKERDTESGLYYQGARYYAPWLGRWTSADPAGPRDGACPYAYVGNNPLRRTDPSGLEGDEPEQLNFAQSPAFWQQVTATAKGRGISDATRANLQKVAQMWGLDGPIAAGHLEDHPFWSQPAGTVSPVYAQNALSNALQSVQERADSQAAKAAGLFARVGGADPGAVPGTKYGQPPTNPNFLTPGFQSWTPPGPQTPLVTLPATTSAPVSTPLGPAQQSFAFPEPPAQFELFDSKGQPTRPQLPVSTAAPQSTPRPPSPPSTPSAQVEMDYTPRPPTPSPRSSGASLPAPGGFGAAAGNGALAITRGVVPGVVEAELAFSAGAYYTASAAAATTGTTSTALAATSAGLTTAAAYTPVVGASLATGAVVGNLAESGATSLGASQPVAEAVGAGSATLAGAGVGALVGSVVPGVGTAAGAAVGAAAGYAGYLISKYW